One Actinomadura viridis genomic region harbors:
- a CDS encoding GntR family transcriptional regulator codes for MRSVGEPGPATTKRRVVRRELMAMLEELDVGDALPSERRLAEELGVSRPTLRAAIDELVTQGLLDRRHGSGTYVAEPRIAVALTMTSFSEDMARRGMRPGGRVLSFRAETAGAKIGRRLSISPTEEVFTIRRLRLADGASMAIETLYLPRALVPELRREDLEGRSFYTLLRERGIVLASGRETIEPTVTTAEEAEVLGVPVHTPAFLFQRISHSEEGTPVEYVRSLYRGDRYRLELELKPVPR; via the coding sequence GTGCGATCCGTCGGTGAGCCCGGGCCTGCGACCACGAAACGGCGGGTGGTGCGCCGCGAGCTGATGGCCATGCTGGAGGAGCTGGACGTCGGCGACGCGCTGCCGTCCGAGCGCCGGCTGGCCGAGGAGCTGGGGGTGTCCCGCCCGACGCTGCGCGCGGCGATCGACGAGCTGGTCACGCAGGGCCTGCTCGACCGCCGGCACGGCAGCGGCACCTACGTGGCCGAGCCCCGGATCGCGGTGGCGCTGACCATGACCTCGTTCAGCGAGGACATGGCCAGGCGCGGCATGCGGCCGGGCGGGCGGGTGCTGTCGTTCCGCGCCGAGACCGCCGGTGCCAAGATCGGCCGGCGGCTGTCCATCTCGCCGACTGAAGAGGTATTTACCATTCGGCGCCTCCGGCTGGCGGACGGGGCCAGCATGGCGATCGAGACGCTCTACCTGCCCCGGGCGCTGGTGCCGGAACTGCGCCGCGAGGATCTGGAAGGACGGTCTTTCTACACCCTGCTGCGGGAACGCGGCATCGTCCTCGCCTCCGGCCGGGAGACGATCGAGCCGACCGTCACCACGGCCGAGGAGGCCGAGGTGCTGGGAGTTCCGGTGCACACGCCCGCGTTCCTGTTCCAGCGGATCTCCCACAGCGAGGAGGGCACACCGGTGGAGTACGTCCGGTCGCTCTACCGGGGGGACCGCTACCGGCTCGAACTGGAGCTGAAACCGGTCCCGCGCTAG
- a CDS encoding PTS ascorbate transporter subunit IIC, whose product MDIIKDTLTFLADNVFGQVPILIGLITLVGLLLQRKRFEDTLAGALRATIGVVILFIGIEVFTGGLSSFQTVLADAMGTTPPKADNTLTDFLGAQGGTIALVITVAFLLHVLIVRIFPAARYLYLTGHLMFWISTVVVASLVTIAPGADQLTLVLCGAGFVAAYWTLQPLWMRPLMRRVMPDDRFGFAHTSSLAALVTGYAARPFGDRERHDTEKVRLPRQLSFFKDVNVSTALIISLIMLAAVAFADDQVVAKLAAEMDPKLSPWVWALLVGLRFAGGIAILLFGVRMFLAEIVPAFKGFSDRVIPGTRPALDAPTVFPVAPTAVMIGFVSSTAVFLGCLAVFAVAGWFTLAPPMIMLFFVGGAAALFGNVVAGWRGAVIGGVITGLMLAVGQAVTWGLFERTAPELATLADPDWYAIAWLLKAVDPIIGDASVWAVPVVALAATVGTLLLLGRRERRAEGAGGAPATESAEPAKEAGGKN is encoded by the coding sequence GTGGACATCATCAAGGACACACTCACGTTCCTGGCCGACAACGTGTTCGGCCAGGTGCCCATCCTCATCGGGCTGATCACGCTGGTCGGGCTGCTGCTGCAGCGCAAGCGCTTCGAGGACACCCTCGCCGGTGCCCTGCGGGCGACCATCGGCGTGGTCATCCTGTTCATCGGCATCGAGGTCTTCACCGGCGGCCTGTCCAGCTTCCAGACCGTCCTCGCCGACGCCATGGGGACGACACCGCCCAAGGCCGACAACACGCTGACCGACTTCCTGGGCGCCCAGGGCGGGACGATCGCGCTGGTCATCACCGTGGCGTTCCTGCTGCACGTGCTGATCGTCCGGATCTTCCCGGCCGCCCGGTACCTCTACCTGACCGGGCACCTGATGTTCTGGATCAGCACGGTGGTGGTGGCCTCGCTGGTCACCATCGCACCGGGTGCCGACCAGCTCACGCTGGTGCTGTGCGGCGCCGGGTTCGTGGCGGCGTACTGGACGCTCCAGCCGCTGTGGATGCGGCCGCTGATGCGCCGGGTGATGCCCGACGACCGGTTCGGGTTCGCGCACACCAGCTCGCTGGCCGCGCTGGTCACCGGGTACGCCGCGCGCCCGTTCGGGGACCGCGAGCGGCACGACACCGAGAAGGTGAGGCTGCCGCGGCAGCTGTCGTTCTTCAAGGACGTCAACGTCAGCACCGCCCTGATCATCTCGCTGATCATGCTGGCCGCGGTGGCGTTCGCCGACGACCAGGTGGTCGCCAAGCTGGCCGCGGAGATGGACCCCAAGCTCTCGCCCTGGGTGTGGGCGCTGCTGGTGGGCCTGCGGTTCGCGGGCGGCATCGCGATCCTGCTGTTCGGCGTGCGGATGTTCCTGGCCGAGATCGTGCCCGCGTTCAAGGGCTTCAGCGACAGGGTGATCCCGGGCACCCGGCCCGCGCTGGACGCCCCGACCGTCTTCCCGGTCGCCCCGACCGCCGTGATGATCGGCTTCGTCTCCTCCACCGCGGTGTTCCTGGGCTGCCTGGCCGTCTTCGCCGTGGCGGGCTGGTTCACCCTCGCCCCGCCCATGATCATGCTGTTCTTCGTGGGCGGCGCGGCGGCCCTGTTCGGCAACGTGGTGGCGGGCTGGCGCGGCGCGGTGATCGGCGGTGTGATCACCGGCCTGATGCTGGCCGTCGGGCAGGCTGTGACGTGGGGCCTGTTCGAGCGGACCGCGCCCGAGCTGGCCACGCTGGCCGACCCGGACTGGTACGCGATCGCCTGGCTGCTGAAGGCGGTCGACCCGATCATCGGGGACGCCTCCGTCTGGGCCGTCCCCGTCGTGGCGCTCGCCGCCACCGTCGGCACGCTGCTGCTCCTCGGCCGCCGGGAGCGGCGCGCGGAGGGCGCCGGCGGGGCGCCCGCCACCGAGTCCGCCGAGCCCGCCAAGGAGGCCGGTGGCAAGAACTGA
- a CDS encoding PTS sugar transporter subunit IIB — protein MDRTLEVLAVCGVGMGSSLMLKMTAEDALRALNVDARVENTDLSTARGMTADVIIGQGMHTDEIADAAPVVITVSDFLDKEGLQAALRERLAEKGWLA, from the coding sequence ATGGACCGCACACTGGAGGTGCTCGCCGTCTGCGGCGTGGGCATGGGCTCCAGCCTCATGCTGAAGATGACCGCCGAGGACGCGCTGCGCGCGCTGAACGTGGACGCGCGCGTGGAGAACACCGACCTGTCCACCGCCCGCGGGATGACCGCCGACGTCATCATCGGCCAGGGGATGCACACCGACGAGATCGCCGACGCGGCCCCGGTGGTGATCACCGTCAGCGACTTCCTCGACAAGGAGGGGCTGCAGGCCGCGCTGCGCGAGCGCCTCGCCGAGAAGGGCTGGCTGGCGTGA
- a CDS encoding PTS sugar transporter subunit IIA, which produces MTAVGARDGVDADGWRAATRAAAGVLVEMGAAAAGYPDACVRVVERDGPYIVLTKGLALVHARPEDGGLAVGVAATRLAAPVEFGHPDNDPVDLLLAFCTPDADAHVASLSALARALSAGLADRLRGAAGDAEMAAELGRALPEEARPDA; this is translated from the coding sequence GTGACCGCGGTCGGAGCGCGCGACGGGGTGGACGCCGACGGCTGGCGGGCCGCCACCAGGGCGGCGGCCGGGGTCCTGGTGGAGATGGGCGCGGCGGCGGCCGGGTATCCCGACGCCTGCGTGCGGGTCGTCGAACGGGACGGCCCCTACATCGTGCTGACCAAGGGCCTGGCCCTGGTGCACGCCCGTCCCGAGGACGGCGGCCTGGCCGTCGGCGTGGCCGCGACCAGGCTCGCGGCGCCGGTCGAGTTCGGCCACCCCGACAACGACCCGGTCGACCTGCTGCTGGCGTTCTGCACCCCGGACGCCGACGCGCACGTCGCGTCGCTGTCCGCGCTGGCCCGGGCCCTGTCGGCGGGCCTGGCCGATCGGCTGCGCGGCGCCGCCGGGGACGCGGAGATGGCCGCCGAGCTGGGACGGGCCCTGCCGGAGGAGGCCCGCCCCGATGCCTGA
- a CDS encoding sugar isomerase domain-containing protein — translation MPEASRTSYPGRVRALLDDLDARSGTAIGEAAALLLRSVEADGIVHVAGAGHSLALVCETFYRAGGLAAVRPMWDPAVLPLDDAVRSTRAERQEGLGRSVVREAAPAPPDVAVVFSTSGRNPYPVEIAEECAALGVPVIAVTSPRASRHAAARTETALADHAAVVLDTVVPPGDVLHPPEAPRTAAVSTVLAAYTWSRVLAELDDLAVAKGVELPCWTSANVPGGDETNRALLARYGHRVPELTGLT, via the coding sequence ATGCCTGAGGCGTCCCGGACCTCCTATCCCGGCCGGGTCCGGGCTCTGCTCGACGACCTCGACGCCCGTTCCGGTACGGCGATCGGCGAGGCCGCGGCGCTGCTGCTGCGGTCCGTCGAGGCCGACGGGATCGTGCACGTCGCCGGCGCCGGGCACTCGCTGGCGCTGGTCTGCGAGACCTTCTACCGGGCCGGGGGGCTGGCGGCCGTCCGGCCCATGTGGGACCCGGCGGTGCTGCCCCTCGATGACGCCGTGCGCAGCACCCGCGCCGAACGGCAGGAGGGCCTGGGCCGGTCGGTGGTGCGCGAGGCCGCGCCGGCCCCGCCCGACGTGGCCGTGGTGTTCTCCACCAGCGGGCGCAACCCGTACCCCGTCGAGATCGCCGAGGAGTGCGCCGCGCTCGGCGTGCCCGTGATCGCCGTGACCTCCCCGCGGGCGTCCCGGCACGCCGCGGCGCGGACCGAGACCGCCCTGGCCGACCACGCCGCGGTCGTGCTCGACACCGTCGTGCCGCCCGGTGACGTCCTGCACCCGCCGGAGGCGCCGCGCACCGCGGCGGTCTCCACGGTCCTGGCGGCCTACACCTGGTCGCGGGTGCTGGCGGAGCTGGACGACCTCGCCGTCGCGAAGGGCGTCGAGCTGCCCTGCTGGACCAGCGCCAACGTGCCCGGCGGAGACGAGACCAACCGGGCGCTGCTGGCCCGGTACGGGCACCGCGTGCCCGAGCTCACCGGCCTGACCTGA
- a CDS encoding chromosome segregation ATPase, with protein sequence MPTSDERDNSGPRGQAGTSEGAVSEAGTNHEATPATPATDTDTDRNGTGDDTGKAAGESAASATGTGAQPRPGGGAAARPAVRERGTETAVARMGEPVAVWPCANCGRPVPQPIGAVRAVRYCQDNEGACAREARNRRERGRDAPGLTGQVASTWEMVERLENAADLLAESLTSELSVAGVERRVAEVRAEAARELAIAQNERDASQRQAEEAWQEAAAARQRADAAEQESGRAREESKLATAKRDAAQKAWEEAHQIAQQAVSAKLAAESERDRIAARETELLAALEAARAELVALHAKVAEAEGAVESQRVEAAVAKQGAEDLRNAMRDTEAQRQRAMQAASKAEAERTTALRAQSESEAETVRANARAEEAAKERDAAQAQAQQAVAERDELQTKVNDQALQLRQLAQSVAEQQAALSALAEERDAARAEADRARRQIDQFTHNTLSSNVPPGGRYPSAGTPQMGPVQGRPHVPDAAQPGAPAPGQGVPQAGGQAVPSGRQVNGVGDPGDPLYTGP encoded by the coding sequence ATGCCTACGAGTGATGAGCGCGACAATAGCGGCCCCAGGGGGCAGGCCGGGACTTCCGAAGGCGCGGTCTCCGAGGCTGGAACCAACCACGAAGCCACCCCCGCCACCCCCGCCACGGACACGGACACGGACAGGAACGGCACCGGCGACGACACCGGGAAGGCGGCCGGCGAGAGCGCGGCGTCCGCCACCGGAACCGGCGCGCAGCCCCGTCCCGGCGGCGGTGCCGCGGCCCGGCCCGCCGTACGGGAACGCGGGACCGAGACCGCGGTGGCCCGGATGGGGGAGCCCGTCGCGGTCTGGCCGTGCGCCAACTGCGGCCGCCCCGTGCCCCAGCCCATCGGCGCCGTCCGCGCCGTCCGCTACTGCCAGGACAACGAGGGCGCCTGCGCGCGGGAGGCGCGCAACCGCCGGGAGCGCGGGCGCGACGCCCCCGGGCTGACCGGGCAGGTCGCCTCCACCTGGGAGATGGTGGAACGGCTGGAGAACGCCGCCGACCTGCTCGCCGAATCGCTGACCTCCGAGCTGAGCGTCGCCGGGGTCGAGCGCCGCGTCGCCGAGGTCCGGGCCGAGGCCGCCCGCGAGCTGGCGATCGCCCAGAACGAGCGGGACGCCTCCCAGCGGCAGGCCGAGGAGGCCTGGCAGGAGGCGGCGGCCGCCCGGCAGCGCGCCGATGCCGCCGAGCAGGAGTCCGGCCGCGCCCGCGAGGAGTCCAAGCTCGCCACCGCCAAGCGCGACGCCGCCCAGAAGGCGTGGGAGGAGGCGCACCAGATCGCCCAGCAGGCCGTCTCGGCCAAGCTGGCCGCCGAGAGCGAGCGCGATCGGATCGCCGCCCGCGAGACCGAGCTGCTGGCCGCCCTGGAGGCGGCCCGCGCCGAACTGGTCGCCCTGCACGCCAAGGTCGCCGAGGCCGAGGGGGCGGTGGAGTCCCAGCGGGTGGAGGCCGCGGTCGCCAAGCAGGGGGCCGAGGACCTGCGCAACGCCATGCGCGACACCGAGGCGCAGCGGCAGCGGGCCATGCAGGCCGCCAGCAAGGCCGAGGCCGAGCGTACGACCGCCCTGCGCGCCCAGTCCGAGTCCGAGGCCGAGACGGTCCGGGCCAACGCCCGCGCCGAGGAGGCCGCCAAGGAGCGCGACGCGGCCCAGGCGCAGGCGCAGCAGGCCGTCGCCGAGCGTGACGAGCTGCAGACCAAGGTCAACGACCAGGCGCTCCAGCTGCGCCAGCTCGCCCAGTCGGTGGCCGAGCAGCAGGCCGCGCTGTCCGCGCTGGCCGAGGAGCGCGACGCGGCCCGGGCCGAGGCCGACCGGGCCCGGCGCCAGATCGACCAGTTCACCCACAACACGCTGTCGTCCAACGTCCCGCCGGGCGGACGCTACCCGAGTGCGGGAACGCCCCAGATGGGACCGGTGCAGGGCCGGCCGCACGTCCCGGACGCCGCGCAGCCCGGAGCCCCTGCTCCGGGGCAGGGCGTACCGCAGGCCGGGGGCCAGGCGGTCCCCTCGGGACGGCAGGTCAACGGTGTGGGAGACCCGGGCGACCCTCTCTACACCGGTCCCTGA
- a CDS encoding AAA domain-containing protein — MTGPARTGTVPAARTDPSAAATRVVEDVLADLGGGHRGVVVDSPPGAGKSTLVVRAAAHLAEADERLMIVAQTNEQVDDLIERIAGKHPQVPMGRLSASTYVLSDRVAAHPAVKVATKADDLADRAVVIATAAKWATLSDGSWPWAIVDEAYQMRSDMLLRIAGRFERALFVGDPGQLDPFSTVEVERWAGLTWDPMRSAVSVLLAHNPDLPLHRLPVSWRLPASAAPVVSRAFYPFTGFTSGTGPGDRRLEYGARGMGTAYDRALDEAAESGWALYELPARHTIRTDGEAVQATAALAVRLLQRGPVAHSEHGSAPVGADRIAIGAAHRDQVTAIRAALGAHGADITVDTANRLQGREYDVTVVLHPLSGRRDATAFHLESGRLCVLASRHRHACVVVARAGIPELLDAHPSTEPVHLGVPVKFPDGWEANQSVLAHLARHRVPAHGSTPGPGGIL, encoded by the coding sequence ATGACCGGACCCGCCCGGACCGGGACCGTTCCCGCAGCCCGGACCGACCCGTCGGCGGCGGCGACCAGGGTGGTCGAGGACGTCCTCGCCGACCTGGGCGGCGGCCATCGCGGGGTGGTGGTCGACTCCCCGCCGGGCGCGGGCAAGTCCACGCTGGTGGTCCGCGCCGCCGCGCACCTGGCCGAGGCCGACGAACGGCTCATGATCGTCGCGCAGACCAACGAGCAGGTCGACGACCTGATCGAGCGGATCGCGGGCAAGCACCCGCAGGTGCCGATGGGCCGGTTGTCGGCCTCCACCTACGTCCTCTCCGACCGTGTCGCCGCCCACCCGGCGGTCAAGGTGGCGACCAAGGCCGACGACCTGGCCGACCGCGCGGTCGTCATCGCCACCGCCGCCAAGTGGGCGACGCTGTCGGACGGCTCGTGGCCGTGGGCGATCGTGGACGAGGCGTACCAGATGCGCTCGGACATGCTGCTGCGGATCGCCGGGCGGTTCGAGCGCGCGCTGTTCGTGGGCGACCCGGGGCAGCTCGACCCGTTCTCCACGGTGGAGGTCGAACGGTGGGCCGGCCTCACCTGGGACCCGATGCGCAGCGCCGTCTCGGTGCTGCTCGCCCACAACCCCGACCTGCCGCTGCACCGGCTGCCGGTCTCCTGGCGGCTGCCCGCCTCGGCCGCGCCGGTCGTGTCGCGGGCGTTCTACCCGTTCACCGGGTTCACCTCCGGCACGGGGCCCGGCGACCGGCGCCTGGAGTACGGGGCGCGCGGCATGGGCACCGCCTACGACCGGGCACTGGACGAGGCCGCGGAGTCCGGCTGGGCCCTGTACGAGCTGCCCGCGCGGCACACCATCCGTACCGACGGGGAGGCGGTCCAGGCCACGGCCGCGCTCGCCGTGCGCCTGCTGCAGCGCGGGCCCGTCGCGCATTCCGAGCACGGCTCGGCGCCGGTCGGCGCGGACCGGATCGCGATCGGCGCCGCCCACCGCGACCAGGTGACCGCGATCCGCGCGGCACTCGGCGCGCACGGCGCGGACATCACCGTCGACACCGCCAACCGGCTCCAGGGCCGCGAGTACGACGTGACCGTGGTCCTGCATCCCCTCTCGGGACGCCGGGACGCGACCGCGTTCCACCTGGAGTCGGGCCGGCTGTGCGTGCTGGCCTCCCGGCACCGGCACGCCTGCGTGGTCGTCGCCCGCGCCGGGATCCCCGAGCTGCTGGACGCGCATCCCTCCACCGAGCCGGTCCACCTCGGCGTCCCGGTGAAGTTCCCCGACGGGTGGGAGGCCAACCAGTCCGTGCTCGCGCATCTGGCCCGGCACCGGGTTCCCGCGCATGGTTCGACACCGGGGCCCGGAGGGATACTGTGA
- a CDS encoding CBS domain-containing protein, translated as MTTARDIMHRGVECIGENESLFTASQKMRDLGVGALPICGEDDRLHGIVTDRDIVLRCVAEGRDPAQVKAGAFASEDLHFVTAEEDTDTVVRTMARYQIRRVPVIDQKRLVGMISEADVARNLPEEKIAEFVESVCAPTHT; from the coding sequence ATGACCACCGCACGCGACATCATGCACCGGGGCGTCGAGTGCATCGGAGAGAACGAGTCACTGTTCACCGCGTCCCAGAAAATGCGCGATCTGGGCGTCGGCGCGCTGCCCATCTGCGGCGAGGACGACCGGCTGCACGGCATCGTCACCGACCGGGACATCGTCCTGCGCTGCGTCGCCGAGGGACGCGACCCGGCCCAGGTGAAGGCGGGCGCCTTCGCCAGCGAGGACCTGCACTTCGTCACCGCCGAGGAGGACACCGACACGGTGGTGCGGACGATGGCGCGCTACCAGATCCGCCGCGTACCCGTGATCGATCAGAAGCGCCTGGTCGGAATGATCAGTGAGGCCGACGTCGCCCGCAACCTCCCGGAGGAGAAGATCGCCGAGTTCGTGGAGAGCGTCTGCGCGCCCACCCACACCTGA
- a CDS encoding class I SAM-dependent methyltransferase — MRGTHPPSPAGYYWNHNTHYHDLILRAVPRGCGDALDVGCGDGLLVRRLAARAGHVTGLDPSPEMIAAARLASRDVPNADFVEADLLSHGLPAGSLDFVCSVAAIHHMDFTAALTVMRDAVRPGGGLVVISLAADGSFGDRLRGAAGVPAHHLHRRRHRGRAGDPGAPVADPEMTWGEVRDEALRLLPGARFRRHLLWRYSISWSRPRAG, encoded by the coding sequence ATGAGAGGGACGCACCCGCCGTCTCCGGCCGGTTACTATTGGAACCACAACACCCACTACCACGACCTGATCCTGCGGGCCGTGCCGCGCGGATGCGGTGACGCGCTGGACGTCGGCTGCGGGGACGGCCTGCTCGTCCGCCGGCTCGCGGCGCGGGCGGGCCACGTCACGGGACTCGACCCGTCCCCCGAGATGATCGCGGCGGCCCGGCTGGCCAGCCGGGACGTTCCCAACGCCGACTTCGTCGAGGCGGACCTGCTCTCCCACGGCCTCCCGGCGGGGAGCCTCGACTTCGTCTGCAGTGTCGCGGCGATCCACCACATGGACTTCACCGCGGCGCTCACCGTCATGCGCGACGCCGTCCGGCCGGGCGGCGGGCTGGTCGTGATCAGCCTGGCCGCCGACGGGTCGTTCGGCGACCGGCTGCGGGGAGCCGCGGGCGTCCCGGCGCACCATCTGCACCGGCGGCGCCATCGCGGGCGGGCCGGCGATCCCGGCGCGCCGGTCGCCGATCCCGAGATGACCTGGGGAGAGGTCCGGGACGAGGCGTTGCGGCTCCTGCCGGGGGCACGGTTCCGGCGCCATCTGCTCTGGCGTTACTCCATCTCCTGGAGCCGCCCCCGCGCGGGCTGA
- a CDS encoding histidine phosphatase family protein, translated as MIETTGARAWLIRHGQSESNAGLPTDGPGAAPLTPLGWDQAGRVAAAFTEPPALIVASSFRRARETALPTRRRFPEVPYEEWPVQEFTFLGHLHGPRTTNAERRPHSVAYWRRADPSFTHDGDGESFKRLIGRTRDLVERLTRRPEGLTAVFTHGTYMRALMWSLLTGITDPDAVAMNAFFHFVQVCQMPNGAIVELRAATDGPEPLRLVGGSFTHLEAGAPSAAGSGAGLPAALPQAVTDSVGQLPEENPAK; from the coding sequence ATGATCGAAACGACGGGCGCGCGGGCGTGGCTGATCCGGCACGGGCAGAGCGAGTCGAACGCGGGACTGCCCACCGACGGGCCCGGGGCCGCACCGCTCACACCGCTGGGCTGGGACCAGGCCGGACGGGTCGCCGCCGCCTTCACCGAACCGCCCGCCCTGATCGTCGCCTCATCGTTCCGGCGCGCCCGGGAGACCGCCCTGCCGACCAGGAGGCGGTTCCCCGAGGTGCCCTACGAGGAGTGGCCGGTCCAGGAGTTCACCTTCCTGGGGCACCTGCACGGCCCCCGCACCACCAACGCCGAGCGCCGTCCGCACAGTGTCGCCTACTGGAGGCGCGCCGACCCCTCGTTCACGCACGACGGAGACGGGGAGTCGTTCAAGCGGCTGATCGGCCGGACGCGGGACCTGGTGGAACGCCTCACCCGCCGCCCGGAGGGCCTCACCGCGGTCTTCACCCACGGCACGTACATGCGGGCGCTGATGTGGTCGCTCCTCACCGGGATCACCGACCCGGACGCCGTCGCGATGAACGCCTTCTTCCACTTCGTACAGGTCTGCCAGATGCCGAACGGGGCCATCGTCGAACTGCGGGCCGCCACGGACGGGCCCGAGCCCCTGCGGCTCGTCGGCGGATCGTTCACCCACCTGGAGGCCGGCGCCCCGAGCGCCGCCGGCAGCGGGGCCGGGCTCCCGGCCGCCCTCCCGCAGGCCGTGACGGACTCGGTCGGTCAACTCCCGGAGGAGAATCCGGCGAAGTAG
- a CDS encoding NAD-binding protein: MTTVGYAIALTSLVGEALALAEGLGLDPALFGEVVSGGPLDSAYLQAKMKAIMDGDFSPSFTLRNAEKDTRLIGEAARSAGVHVDMNDAAGERFRRALGQGHGDEDMAAAYFAGFSSGS, from the coding sequence ATGACCACGGTCGGCTACGCCATCGCCCTGACCTCGCTCGTCGGCGAGGCGCTGGCGCTGGCCGAGGGCCTCGGCCTCGATCCCGCCCTGTTCGGGGAGGTCGTCTCCGGCGGCCCCCTGGACAGCGCGTACCTGCAGGCCAAGATGAAGGCGATCATGGACGGCGACTTCTCGCCCAGCTTCACCCTGCGCAACGCGGAGAAGGACACCCGGCTCATCGGCGAGGCGGCGCGCTCGGCAGGCGTCCACGTGGACATGAACGACGCGGCGGGCGAGCGTTTCCGCCGCGCGCTCGGCCAGGGCCACGGCGACGAGGACATGGCCGCCGCCTACTTCGCCGGATTCTCCTCCGGGAGTTGA
- a CDS encoding phosphotransferase enzyme family protein, whose translation MPTSPSAGGDEPPPRLLKRWGIAAPAPPAPLARHGWRVDAESGSYFLKEHGPGERRRVRFQHRVTAALDAAGLPVLAPVPAAGGGRTLVTAGGRCFALYPWVAGRRRDGLELTFGQCERLGELLGELHAALDRLTAPVQQSLLVPTPRAADAVAAIDAMLAALPADGAGRGGDFAALTERRLRERRALLTELADHQPPEIEVSTVGHLHGSFHEGHLRYGGSGNVTAVLGWGSLTTGPVAGELVRAAAALFAYGDERGLDLDRVQSFVGGHRAAFPLDAGQIQSAVHREWWERLCDVAPLRHRYLGDGAEPAGGPAPGERTGGAGTGAMGGGAALVSWWSAHLETTLDAFAVPYTAAPAGTPGGSPAYG comes from the coding sequence GTGCCGACGTCACCGAGCGCCGGCGGCGACGAGCCGCCGCCGCGCCTGCTGAAGCGCTGGGGGATCGCCGCGCCGGCACCGCCGGCGCCGCTGGCTCGCCACGGCTGGCGGGTGGACGCCGAGTCGGGCTCGTACTTCCTGAAGGAGCACGGGCCCGGCGAGCGCCGCCGCGTGCGGTTCCAGCACCGGGTCACCGCCGCGCTCGACGCGGCGGGACTGCCCGTGCTGGCGCCCGTGCCGGCAGCGGGCGGCGGACGGACCCTGGTCACGGCGGGCGGGCGCTGCTTCGCGCTCTACCCGTGGGTGGCGGGCCGGCGGAGGGACGGGCTGGAGCTGACCTTCGGCCAGTGCGAGCGGCTCGGGGAGCTGCTGGGCGAGCTGCACGCCGCGCTGGACCGGCTGACCGCGCCCGTCCAGCAGAGCCTGCTGGTGCCCACCCCGCGCGCCGCCGACGCGGTGGCCGCGATCGACGCGATGCTCGCCGCCCTGCCCGCGGACGGGGCCGGACGCGGCGGCGACTTCGCCGCGCTCACCGAACGGCGCCTGCGGGAGCGGCGCGCCCTCCTCACCGAGCTGGCCGACCACCAGCCGCCGGAGATCGAGGTGAGCACGGTCGGCCACCTGCACGGGTCGTTCCACGAAGGGCACCTGCGCTACGGCGGTTCGGGCAACGTGACGGCGGTGCTCGGCTGGGGCTCGCTGACCACCGGCCCGGTCGCCGGCGAGCTGGTCCGGGCGGCGGCGGCGCTGTTCGCGTACGGGGACGAGCGCGGTCTCGACCTCGACCGGGTGCAGTCCTTCGTCGGCGGGCACCGGGCGGCCTTCCCGCTCGACGCGGGGCAGATCCAGTCGGCGGTGCACCGGGAGTGGTGGGAGCGGCTGTGCGACGTCGCCCCGCTCCGGCACCGCTACCTGGGGGACGGCGCCGAGCCCGCCGGCGGCCCCGCCCCAGGTGAGAGAACGGGCGGCGCGGGTACGGGCGCCATGGGCGGCGGCGCGGCGCTGGTCTCGTGGTGGTCGGCGCACCTGGAGACGACCCTTGACGCGTTCGCCGTGCCGTACACCGCCGCGCCGGCGGGCACGCCCGGCGGGAGCCCCGCCTACGGCTGA
- a CDS encoding nitroreductase family deazaflavin-dependent oxidoreductase, with the protein MLFGQEHVQRYQETDGTEGHDWQGTTVLLLTTTGRRSGKPYTTPLIYQLDGDTPVVVASKGGDPAHPDWYHNLQDDPEVQVQIRGDKFTARARTATPQEKPALWKKMAAAWPAYDEYQTKTDREIPVVVLERV; encoded by the coding sequence ATGCTGTTCGGACAGGAGCACGTCCAGCGGTACCAGGAGACCGACGGGACCGAGGGCCACGACTGGCAGGGGACCACGGTCCTGCTGCTCACGACGACGGGACGGCGCAGCGGCAAGCCCTACACCACGCCGCTGATCTACCAGCTGGACGGCGACACGCCCGTGGTGGTGGCGTCCAAGGGCGGGGACCCCGCACACCCCGACTGGTACCACAACCTCCAGGACGACCCCGAGGTGCAGGTGCAGATCCGCGGCGACAAGTTCACCGCCCGCGCCCGCACGGCGACACCGCAGGAGAAGCCCGCGCTCTGGAAGAAGATGGCCGCCGCCTGGCCCGCCTACGACGAGTACCAGACCAAGACCGACCGCGAGATCCCGGTCGTGGTCCTCGAACGGGTCTGA